In one window of Desulforhabdus amnigena DNA:
- a CDS encoding Ser-Thr-rich GPI-anchored membrane family protein, which produces MKRSLIGLMTIVFLAPCFAKVAWATKPSKSATIKILSPQGGESLLAGTSQTIQWEYKNVGPGETVTIKLFDGTTPVQTISSAASTGSDGTGSYIWPILSNQSTGNNYKIKIISNVYDVSSTSGTFSISCQCNSPPFASSDIKPNVLIILDNSNSMDENFWGGAVGSYSFAGKSLVARLALKEFVTQLKDKLRIGLMTYKLKDDVEKRYLHNAAYFASYNPKSYCPNPPAECVEYCQTGDSAKQAACVDGCKKGNELFDPDYFDEIITNYSTDSERRNRYCSLVYPKAQRIPNPTDRLNYIYVKQAYPYYDVKNQGTGFFYSENYNPDEGGDTYIPYLTKVGIDDGSTGYSDGLAPVSLGPTDSDYALGYHDFGRRIPWYYVGETWYSNSSPGGGFLHVPVGELNEIVDGITTTTTNYSSLLEKLGPTADVETANEADVQAAYMFCTASDKNTCSYIINAGLTPTAGTLQTALDYFKDETNSPIQARCQKNYIIYVTDGLPSVDESGRTGNAVTLMPTVLEKLDSLRTTITKPFAVDNNRVTYSFDVRTYVLGVGLSDSAKSQLDTMAVHGGTAVNGHAYYADDPGKLIDALSTIFSNILSQTSSGTSVSILSEKAQQGANMMQAVFYPSKKYGDSNNWLNWTGYLYDYWFYVSKTESNLREDTEQNNILDLDADYGLTFDFDTAKSQLLIQRWQDLNGDGNLTEDATVGDPITLDEVAAIWEAGELLSRRSGLDSDSDPPPPDPRKIYTVSSSNQLVEFKAANLDDFKTYLGAPGSFAGCLKGADDNATLANLVDYVRGTDIAECRNRSFSIQEGSTTNTYTWKLGDIVYSTPKVESDYKYCYDSTAQQFTSTLCTTDTQCGTSGTCKKKESVVFVGANDGMLHAFKTGILSKNKSGLSDKQAAKLEGTEFGKELWAFIPKNILPYLRCLANSDYCHLSYVDLSPHIVTMGNKRVLIGGMRLGGGTCDASQLTGIPCDAPSDTCSAISCTSWDSCFNPSNCVGLSSYFALDITDAESPQLLWEFSHPQLGYSYSGPAVIHRKVKSASGNLAEKYFVMFLSGPTSRNGTSNQTLKAFILSLDDQLKLPSNGLYVHTFGTNTKYAFGGRLFTNGLDINEDGYTDFVLFGYSDGDQKETIGAFSGGIIKLWTGDHDTTDTTPEPRSWEFKEPFYNAGQPITAKVEAMKCFNQWYVYFGTGRYFIKDDNPDHNQSNSIYGIPFLCTANDTDCSTINFGHASSTFCESLSKKAQQMAWNWPLEIPVDTGYYKERCITDPTVSSQDIVYFTTTEPTSDPCSFGGRSRIWGLNCATGEAIADETCPLYVVRNTDGAIYLQTSTGAITKISADPSNSSFTCGKTKDTDATGKTSEWIPGIPPESAPPLVPPFSLKTGKILHWIEK; this is translated from the coding sequence ATGAAAAGAAGCCTGATCGGTCTCATGACTATTGTTTTCCTGGCTCCGTGCTTTGCAAAAGTGGCTTGGGCCACAAAGCCCTCTAAATCCGCTACCATCAAAATCCTTTCCCCTCAAGGCGGGGAAAGCTTACTTGCAGGTACATCTCAGACCATTCAATGGGAGTACAAGAATGTTGGTCCCGGAGAAACCGTAACGATCAAACTTTTTGACGGGACCACTCCAGTTCAAACCATAAGCAGCGCCGCTTCTACCGGAAGTGATGGAACGGGATCGTACATTTGGCCGATCTTATCAAACCAGTCGACAGGAAATAACTATAAAATTAAAATCATTAGCAATGTTTATGATGTCAGCAGCACAAGCGGCACATTCTCCATAAGCTGCCAGTGCAACTCTCCTCCCTTCGCGAGCAGCGACATAAAGCCCAACGTTTTGATCATATTGGATAACTCTAACAGCATGGATGAAAACTTCTGGGGAGGAGCGGTTGGGTCCTACTCCTTTGCCGGTAAGTCACTGGTTGCAAGATTGGCTTTGAAAGAATTCGTGACGCAACTCAAAGACAAATTGAGAATAGGGTTGATGACCTACAAATTGAAGGACGATGTTGAAAAGCGGTATCTTCACAATGCGGCTTATTTTGCTTCATACAATCCGAAATCCTACTGCCCCAATCCACCGGCAGAATGCGTAGAGTATTGCCAGACAGGAGACAGTGCGAAGCAAGCGGCTTGCGTGGACGGATGCAAAAAAGGCAATGAACTCTTCGATCCCGATTATTTCGACGAGATCATAACCAACTATAGTACAGACAGCGAACGAAGAAACAGATATTGCAGCCTGGTATACCCGAAGGCGCAGCGCATCCCCAATCCCACGGACCGTTTGAATTACATTTATGTTAAACAGGCTTATCCTTACTATGATGTAAAGAACCAGGGAACCGGTTTTTTTTACTCAGAGAATTATAATCCTGACGAAGGGGGAGACACATATATTCCATATCTTACTAAAGTGGGGATAGACGATGGTTCCACAGGCTACTCCGATGGTCTTGCTCCTGTGTCGCTCGGACCTACCGATTCGGATTATGCTCTTGGATATCACGACTTTGGAAGGCGCATCCCCTGGTACTATGTGGGTGAAACCTGGTATTCCAACAGTTCGCCGGGGGGGGGATTCCTGCACGTCCCGGTCGGTGAGCTGAATGAGATAGTCGACGGCATAACCACCACGACGACGAATTACTCTTCGTTATTGGAAAAGCTCGGTCCCACGGCGGATGTCGAAACGGCCAATGAAGCAGACGTCCAGGCCGCTTACATGTTTTGCACGGCATCCGACAAAAACACGTGCTCGTACATCATCAATGCGGGCCTCACCCCGACGGCGGGCACATTGCAGACGGCCCTCGATTATTTCAAAGATGAAACAAACAGTCCTATCCAGGCAAGATGCCAGAAGAATTACATCATCTACGTCACGGATGGATTGCCCAGCGTCGATGAATCCGGCAGAACCGGCAATGCCGTTACACTTATGCCCACCGTATTGGAAAAATTGGACAGTCTTCGCACCACCATTACCAAGCCCTTTGCCGTCGACAACAATAGGGTAACCTATTCTTTCGATGTTAGAACATATGTTCTGGGAGTCGGGCTCTCCGACTCGGCAAAAAGCCAGCTCGACACCATGGCTGTCCACGGAGGCACCGCCGTCAACGGGCATGCATATTATGCCGATGATCCCGGCAAACTGATAGATGCACTGAGCACCATTTTCAGTAACATACTTTCACAAACTTCTTCGGGAACCTCCGTATCCATCCTTTCCGAAAAGGCCCAACAGGGGGCCAACATGATGCAGGCCGTGTTCTATCCCTCCAAGAAATATGGCGATTCGAACAACTGGTTGAACTGGACGGGGTATCTCTACGATTACTGGTTTTATGTATCGAAAACCGAATCCAATCTGAGGGAAGATACCGAGCAGAACAATATCCTGGATCTCGATGCCGACTACGGCCTGACATTCGATTTCGATACAGCGAAGAGTCAACTTTTAATACAACGATGGCAAGATCTCAATGGAGACGGAAATCTCACGGAGGATGCAACAGTGGGTGATCCCATCACCCTGGATGAGGTTGCCGCTATCTGGGAGGCTGGAGAGCTGCTTTCCAGGCGTTCGGGGTTGGATAGTGACTCGGATCCCCCTCCCCCGGATCCCAGAAAAATCTATACGGTAAGCTCTTCAAATCAGCTCGTTGAATTCAAAGCCGCCAACCTTGATGACTTTAAAACTTATTTGGGCGCTCCCGGTTCCTTTGCCGGTTGCCTCAAAGGAGCCGATGATAACGCGACTCTCGCCAATCTTGTCGACTATGTACGCGGCACCGACATCGCGGAATGCCGAAACAGAAGCTTTTCCATCCAGGAAGGAAGCACCACAAATACCTATACCTGGAAGCTCGGAGACATTGTCTATTCCACTCCCAAGGTTGAAAGCGATTATAAATACTGCTACGACAGCACAGCTCAGCAATTCACCAGCACTCTCTGCACAACGGATACACAGTGTGGAACATCTGGAACATGCAAGAAAAAGGAAAGCGTCGTCTTTGTAGGAGCCAATGACGGCATGCTGCATGCCTTCAAGACAGGGATACTGAGTAAGAATAAATCCGGGCTGTCGGACAAACAGGCGGCAAAGCTCGAAGGAACGGAGTTTGGCAAGGAACTCTGGGCATTCATTCCCAAAAATATCCTTCCCTATTTAAGGTGTCTCGCAAATTCCGACTACTGCCATTTGAGTTACGTGGACCTTTCTCCCCACATCGTCACCATGGGAAACAAGAGGGTTCTGATCGGCGGAATGCGGCTGGGAGGGGGAACTTGCGATGCGAGTCAGCTCACGGGCATCCCGTGTGACGCCCCTTCAGACACCTGTTCCGCGATATCCTGCACCAGTTGGGATTCGTGTTTCAATCCAAGCAATTGTGTGGGGCTCTCATCCTATTTCGCACTCGACATCACGGACGCGGAATCGCCGCAACTGCTGTGGGAGTTCAGCCATCCACAGCTTGGCTACAGCTATTCGGGTCCCGCGGTGATCCACAGAAAGGTCAAATCCGCTTCCGGAAACCTGGCAGAAAAATACTTCGTGATGTTTCTTTCAGGCCCAACGTCGAGGAATGGCACCTCGAACCAGACCCTGAAGGCCTTCATCCTCTCCCTGGACGACCAGCTGAAGCTTCCCTCCAACGGCCTGTACGTTCATACGTTCGGAACGAACACAAAATACGCCTTTGGAGGAAGGCTTTTCACCAACGGTTTGGATATAAATGAAGATGGGTATACCGATTTTGTGCTCTTTGGATACAGTGACGGTGATCAAAAAGAAACTATCGGTGCATTCAGCGGAGGCATCATAAAACTCTGGACAGGGGATCACGATACGACAGACACGACTCCGGAGCCCCGAAGCTGGGAATTTAAGGAACCGTTCTATAACGCAGGGCAGCCCATTACGGCCAAGGTTGAGGCCATGAAGTGCTTCAACCAGTGGTATGTTTATTTCGGCACTGGAAGATACTTCATCAAGGATGACAACCCGGATCACAACCAGTCGAATTCGATCTATGGAATCCCATTCCTTTGTACCGCCAATGACACAGATTGCTCTACGATCAATTTCGGACACGCAAGCAGCACATTCTGCGAAAGCCTCAGCAAAAAGGCGCAACAAATGGCATGGAACTGGCCGTTGGAGATACCGGTGGACACAGGCTACTACAAGGAGCGGTGCATCACGGATCCCACTGTGTCAAGCCAAGACATTGTCTACTTCACCACGACGGAACCGACATCCGATCCGTGCAGCTTCGGAGGCCGGTCCAGGATCTGGGGGCTGAACTGCGCGACGGGGGAAGCGATCGCCGACGAAACCTGTCCCTTATATGTCGTAAGGAATACGGACGGAGCGATCTACCTGCAGACATCCACCGGAGCGATCACCAAGATCAGCGCCGATCCTTCCAATTCGTCATTCACCTGCGGAAAAACAAAAGACACCGATGCGACCGGGAAGACCTCGGAATGGATCCCTGGAATTCCGCCCGAAAGCGCCCCTCCCCTGGTGCCTCCTTTTTCATTGAAAACGGGGAAAATTTTGCATTGGATCGAAAAATGA
- a CDS encoding type IV pilin protein has translation MKKCHTFSTEGFTLVELMVVVAITAILASVAVPAYINHINRVKQSEAASQLLTARIEMEEFLLDNNRYAGTIGCLPSFNSNPACLASCSACTQTTHKLKYYSFFIENASTTHYRIASTRKIYSYAQTDKLIISASTQTPKVLNEDALKFSVYKWLFD, from the coding sequence ATGAAAAAATGTCACACATTTTCAACGGAGGGATTCACTCTGGTGGAACTCATGGTCGTCGTTGCCATTACGGCCATATTGGCTTCCGTCGCCGTCCCTGCCTACATCAACCACATCAACCGGGTAAAACAGAGTGAAGCGGCAAGTCAACTGTTGACAGCCCGGATAGAGATGGAAGAATTCCTTTTGGACAACAACCGATATGCCGGAACGATCGGCTGCCTGCCCTCCTTCAACTCAAACCCTGCCTGTCTGGCTTCCTGCAGCGCCTGTACTCAAACCACACACAAGTTGAAATACTATTCGTTTTTCATAGAAAACGCGAGCACCACCCATTACAGAATCGCCAGTACGAGAAAAATCTACTCCTATGCACAAACGGATAAATTGATCATCAGCGCCAGTACACAAACTCCCAAGGTCTTGAATGAAGATGCCTTGAAATTTTCCGTTTACAAATGGCTGTTCGATTGA
- a CDS encoding ferritin-like domain-containing protein — MSNSESASLDMFCTAVEMKEKKKALYEDAMKSCPDQVGIETFRMLVNAEDEHLKSLQAAYEELKKGKIGPDTCKFHAFESADKKTLLRKVAKEHGKLPKACLDDVVAIETGMNLENATIEFFEKELKRATDPVERALLERMISEEREHFVLLADLKLYYVDTENWMMEKGGWRLDGAGGAA; from the coding sequence ATGAGCAATAGTGAATCAGCATCTCTTGACATGTTCTGTACTGCCGTCGAAATGAAAGAAAAGAAAAAAGCATTGTACGAGGACGCCATGAAATCCTGCCCCGACCAGGTCGGAATAGAGACGTTCCGGATGCTTGTAAATGCTGAAGATGAACACCTCAAGAGCCTTCAGGCAGCCTATGAAGAGCTCAAGAAGGGGAAAATCGGCCCGGATACCTGCAAGTTTCATGCATTCGAAAGCGCCGACAAGAAAACGCTTCTCAGGAAAGTGGCCAAGGAACACGGCAAGCTTCCCAAGGCTTGTCTGGACGATGTGGTGGCCATTGAAACGGGCATGAACCTGGAAAATGCGACCATCGAATTTTTTGAAAAAGAACTCAAACGGGCAACCGACCCCGTGGAGCGGGCATTGCTGGAGCGGATGATCTCGGAAGAGCGGGAACACTTCGTGCTCCTTGCCGACCTGAAGCTCTATTATGTGGATACGGAAAACTGGATGATGGAAAAAGGTGGCTGGAGATTGGATGGAGCAGGAGGAGCGGCCTAA